CCAGTTGTTTGAGCGCGGTGCTCTTGCCGGTGGTCTGGGCCCCGGAGACGATCAATCCCCGGCGGGCGCCGATTTCCCGCCGGTTGAGCATCGTCAGCATCTGGCCTTGGCGGGCGACTTGACGGACGGCCGAGGTGGCGACGATGACCATTTCAGAGTGATAGCTGATCCGCACCTCGTCGTAGGCGTATCGATCCGAGCCGCAGAGCCCTTGCCATTCGGGCTCCGCCAGGAGTTCGAACGTTGCCGCCGGGCTGTCGACGAACTTGCGCCATCCGTCCAGGGTCAATGTCGGGTCGCGCCGATCGGAGTCCAGATCCGGCGCGAGTGCATCAAGATCCAGCGGCTGGCGGGCGCTCAAGTGCTCTACCAACGCTTCTTGGCCTCCTCGCGAGCGTCGAACACGCCCAGCGGAATCACGTCGGCGAGCTCCTCGTCTTCTTCGGTGATGTCACTTCCAGCTGCCGCTGGTTGCGGTGGTTCTTGTGGTTGTGGCGGTGCGCCTTCCGGCAGCCAGGAGCTGGCCGCAGGGACTGATCTGGTTCTGGCGGCGACCCGATGATCTTTCTTCGACTTGGGCTGGTTGGTCGGCCCCTGTTCGGCTCGGTCCAGCAGTTCTGTGACCGCTCGGGAGATCTCAATCTCAGTCGGCTTGTCCGTGCCTCGCAAGGACAAGATCTGGCGAGTGTGCTCCCATGCCTGTTCCCCGAACGGCCGTGGTGTGCCAGCCCTGTCACGGGACCACGACCCGTTCGACCGCGGCCTGCGGGACGCCTGGGAGACGATCATCGTGACCGGTCGTCGCTGCGGCGAGGTCCTGCAGCTCCGCCTGGACTGTCTGGGTCGCTACGGCGGCCTGCCCATGCTTTGGCATGACCAAACCAAGGTCGGCAACTACGACGCGGCGGTCCGCATTCCCGAGCGGACCTGCCAGATGCTGGAGGCCCGCCAGCGCAAGACCTTCGCTGTGTTCCAGGAGCGGAACAACCGGCCGCCCACCCCCGAGGAGCGCGGCGCGATGGCACTGTTTCCCACGATCTTCCGCAACCGCGATTGCCGGGTTGCCCTGTCCTACAAGTGGTTCCATAAGGGCTTCAAGGACTGGATTGATGGCCTCGACATCGGCCGCCAAGTGCCCCATCAGGCTCGCCACTCCCTGGCCACCCTGATCGTGCCGACCCGTCACGAGTCGCGGAGGAAGGCATCGACCAGTTTGGCGGTGGCCTCGGCCGGTATCTCGTGGCCCTCGCCGCCGGGCACCTCGACGTGGTGTGCTCGTGCGAGGTGCGCGGGGAGCGCTTTCGTGGCTTCGCGTACTCCGTCCCAGGACTCGGCGCCGCTGAGCACGAGCGTTGGCAGGTCGAGTTGGGCCATCTCGGGTGTCGGGAGGTTCGGTGCGCGGGTGATGGTCGCGTCGTAGACGACGGTCTGCGCCAGTGCTTCGAGTCGGGGCCACATCGGCGAACGCCGAATCTGCTCCACCATCTGCGGTGGCAGGCCGACGCCCTCGATCTGCATGGTGGCCACCGCGTCACCGGTCCGTCCGGCCGCGATGAGGGCGGCCAACCGGTCGGGGAGGCCGTCCGGCGCCGAACCGGCGAGCCCGCCGAGCGCGAACGGTGGTTCGTACACAGCAAGCTTGGTGATCGGTGACCCGGCTGCCGCGGCCATGAGTGCCAGGATCGCGCCGGAGGAGAAGCCGAACACCGCGGCGGTGCCGCCCTCGGCCGCGATGACCGCGTCGAGGTCCTCGATCTCACGCTGGACGTCGTAGGACGCTACATCGGACGGTGCGATGACGTCCCCGCTGTCGCCGCGGCCACGCCGGTCGGGGCAGACGACGGTGTAGCGGTCGCGCAGGTGGTCCGCGAGAGCCGCGCAGGTGGTGCGGTCGTTGAACACGCCAGGCACGAACACGGCCAGCGGTCCGCTGCCTGCCCGGTCATAGGCGATGACAGTGCCGTCGGCGGAGGTCACGGTACGCATGGCAAGGTCTCCCTTGATCGAATGCTCTATCGTCTCGCCACGACGACGAACGACTACGACCGGGATGGACACCTCACCGACATTTCCCCGAGAAACTTCCCCTGAGAACTTGTCCATTCGCCGTCACCTCGCTCGTCGACCGGGTGACTGACACGCAAGGAGGACGACGGTGCGATACCTGCTGATGATCAGTGCGGACGAGACCGAGGTCGAGGACGTGCCGAGCGAGGACGGCATGCGGGCCTTCGCGGTGTGGATGGACGACCTGGTCGAGCGGGGCGTGATCCGCACGCACGAGGGGCTGCGGCCCAGCCGGACCGCGACGACTGTGCGCGTCCGCGGCGACGAGGTGCTCCTGACTGATGGGCCCTACATCGAGGCCAAGGAGCAGATCGGTGGCTTCGCGCTGATCGAGGTGGACAACCTCGACGAGGCGATCGAGATCGCCGCCGGGCACCCTGCTTGCTCGGTCGGGCAGGTCGAGATCCGGCCCGTGCTCGAGCCATGACCGGTGACGGTTCGCCGGTCAGCTCTGATGTCGCTGACGCTCTCACCACGGCGTTCCGGGAGGAATGGGTGCGGGTGGTCGCCACGCTCATCGGCTGGGCGGGGGATTGGGACCTCGCCGAGGAATGCGCGCAGGAGGCGTTCACGCGGGCCTTGCGTACCTGGCCGCGTGACGGGGTGCCCGATCGTCCTGGTGCGTGGCTGCTCACGGCGGCCCGTCGGCACGCGATCGACCGGCTGCGTCGTGCCACGCTCGGCGAGGCGAAACTCCAGCAGCTGGCTGTGACCGGGCAGCAGCCGGACACCGATCCGGACGACAGCGGGATCGGCGACGAACGGCTGCGGCTGATCTTCACCTGCTGTCACCCCGCGCTCGCGTTCGAAGCGCGGGTGTCGCTCGCGTTGCGGACACTCACCGGCTTGTCCACGGCCGAGATCGCCCGCGCGTTCAGCGTGCCGGAGGCGACCATGGCCAAGCGCCTGGTCCGCGCGAAGCAGAAGATCCGGGACGCGCGGATCCCGTACCGGGTGCCACCCGCGCATCTGTTGCCGGAACGCACCCGTGCCGTTCTCGCCGTGATCTACCTGGTGCTCAACGAAGGGTATATCGCCACTGCCGGCGCGGACCTGCACCGGCCAGACCTGGCACACGAGGCGATCCGGTTGGCGGCACTGGTCGTCGAGCTGATGCCGGACGACCCGGAAGCCCGCGGCCTGCACGCGCTCACGCTGCTCCAGCACGCGCGGGCAGCGACGCGGATGTCGCCCGACGGGGTGCTGGTTCCACTGGAGGAACAGGACCGCACCAGGTGGGACCGCACCCTCGTCGCCGCCGGGCTGACGGAGCTGCGCCGCGCCGTGCGGCGCGAACACCTCGGCCCGTACCAGCTTCAGGCGATGATCGCCGCCTGCCACGTCACCGCGCCGACCGCGGCCGACACCGACTGGGCACGTATCACCATGCTGTACGACGCGTTGCTGGCTCAGGTCCCGTCGCCTACGGTCGCACTGAACCGGGCAGTCGCGGTGGCGATGTCGGCGGGGCCGGATGCCGGGCTGGCGTTGCTGGACGACCTCGCCCGTGACGGCGGGGGTGATCACCTGGTGCACGCGGCGCGCGCCGATCTGCTGCGCCGAGCCGGCAGGATGGGGCCTGCGGCCGACGCGTACCGGACCGCGCTCGCCCAGACATCGAACGAGGCGGAGCGCGCCTATCTGAGGCGCCGCCTTGGAGAACTCACCTGTCCTGGTACTCGACGGCCCTGAACACCGCTCCCGAGCAGGCGATCCAACGCCATTGGCGTGGTGAGGGACCATGCGGTCATCGGTGTAGCCAGCGCCGATCGAATGGTCCGACAAGCCCTACCCCAGCCCGGACTCGTGGGGACCGATGGCTACCGCCCTCTAGCGCTCCAGCCCAACCCCGCACTTGATGGTGCTGTCGGGTCACGGGGACTCCAGAAACGCCGCATCGACGATCACTCGGACGGGCGGCATGGTTTGGGGTCAAGCCACGTCACGGACATGTAGTCTAAGTATCAGCGCAGGTCAGAGTGGGCGCACGGATCTTTGCGGTCGGTAAAGTGCGCGACGATCCACTCATCCAGCAGCTCCTGCAGCTCCGCCAACGACCACACGGCCTGCTGGTCGGCATCCTTGCCGCGGTTCTCCACGCTGTTGCCGACGAACCCGGCGATGTACTGAGCGAACAACGTGTCGACCGAGCTGAAGCTGGTCTCGACAGCACCCTTCTCCCAGGGCGATCCCTTGTGTGTGGGCTGAAAATTGATGCCCATCGAGCGGCAGGCGTTGCGGAAAGTCTGCGACGAATAGACCATGCCGTGGTCACATACGATCGTCTCCGGCACGATCACCGGCCGGGCGGCCGCATGCTCCAGCCTCTCGTCGATATCCACCAGCCGGCGATGCGGCAGCACGGAACGCGACATCCGCAGAGCGTCTGGCCAACCTGGCCGCATCGCTTCCGGGGTCAGTGAACGCGCCAGCAGCAGCGCCGCGTCCACCGCCTTTGTGCTGGGACGCAGCACCGCTGCGGGGATCGTCCTGGTCGCGAGATCGATCACCCAGGTCAGCTCGGCTCGATCAACCAGGCCGTTGTCCAGGACGACTCGGGCGTTAAAAGGCGTGGAGTCAATCTGTATCCACTCGCCCGGCCGAAACGCCGACACGGTGCCGAACGGCCCCTCCGGCTGCTTGGCCAGTGACCGGCGGGTCCGAGCCGATCCGAAGGTGTGCTTGGACGTTCCCACTTGTGAGCCTGGTCGATGACGTCCTGCGACAGCCCATCGAGGAGACCTTGCGGTGGCAGGGGAGCTCGTGACGATAGAACCGCGAAACCCGACATTGCGAACAGTTGGGCCCTGGTGACCGCCGACCTGGCGCCGGTGACGTCTTCGAGCACCAGTTCCGCACCGGACACCGAGACGATCGTCTGGCGGCCAGCAGACAGCTCGATCTCGTCCCCAACTCTGAGCTCGACCGGCCGTGACACCGCCATCTAGCAGCCTCCATTCATCGTGACCGCCGTGTTCGCACTCAGAGGCTCTCCAGTCAGATCTGCGATCAAAACGCCCGACCAAAGGAGATGGAAAAGGGTCGGCAAGACCGCCAGAGGATCACCGATATTTTTCGCCGTAGGCAACAGGGGAGAAGCCACTGCGAACGCGGCCATCAGCGGACCTGCGTAGCGATTGTTCCGACATCGAGGATGCCGGTAGCCCGACAGCCAACGAACGTTTGCCAGCAAGATCGGCGCAACCGCACCCACCCGGCGGTAGGTCCAGCCGACCAAGTCGCAGGCCTGCGCGGTGGTTGCGAAGACCACGGCGTCGTCCGGACCGATCTGCTCATCGGCCCGGACATCGATCACAATGCCGGCGCCGTCTTTCGACCGGGCGAAATAGTCCGGTGCATGCCGCCGGAGCTTCCCGTCTTCAAGCCAGGTCAGCCAGAACGGCTGCGACGAGAACGCAGTGATCTTGGGGGAGAAGTCCAGCAACATCACCTGGTCGCGTTCAAGCCACGACTCGAAACCGACCAGCTCCCCGGTAGTAGCCGACCACCACTGGCCGGGGAAGTTGCGCTGCCCCCGGTAAGAGCTGAAGGCACGAACTGGAGTCGTGTGCTCGAACCGGACGTTCCAGCCAATGGCGAGAGAGTCCTGCCGCTCCTGGCCGGACGGGCAGATGTACCGCAGCCCGAAACCGGCTCCTGGCAACTCTGCCGCAACTGCCGAACTCCCATCACACCGCCTGAAGACCACCAGAACGCAGACGGACACTGTAGTGATCATGTGTCAGGTTCAGTGAGACGCCCACGCGAATGCGCCAGATCAGATGAGACTGCGCCACCTTCGCTGAGACAGGACAGTACGCCTCAACACCCGCGTCGAACCGGGGAGGCCTCTCCAGCGTCTTACTTAACATAATGTCGCTTATCGGCGTAACGATAACCTGGCGTAGGCCGCCTGAAGAGGGGTTCTCCGGCGACCTCATCGGCAGGCGCGAACCGCACACTCACGTCGCGCACCAGGCTGGGCCGAGGCTTGAGACTCTCGGTCGACCCGCGGTACGCCTCCTTGGAGAGGCTCCCTTGGGCAAGAAGCCCGCCAGAGGGCGGCCCGATCCCCGCCGAAGAACGTCCAGCCACACCACCTCAAAACGTCACAGTGACGAAACTAGGTGACTGGGATGACACGTCGGCGAGTACGTGATGTCGAAGTTCCTGGCGAGAACCACCGAGCCGCCCAGGCGGCCTCAGGCCAGACCCCAGTGAGCCAGTCTGCGGCAGACGGCGGGTCGCACGAGCGGAACATGCGGTGAACACCGGCCGGGAAGGCCACCAGAGTTGATCAAGAGCGGCGCCGTCCCCCGGAAGCGGCCCACCCCGCTCGGACCGCCGTTTGATGCATAATGGCGATTATGCATCAAACAGTACCCGAGTTCCCGAGCAGCGGCCGGGAAACTGTCGGTGCTGTGCGGTACAAGATCCACATGAGAGTTCTCGACGCGCAGCAGGCCTTCTTCGCCGCACGTCGTCCGCGCAAGGACTCTCCGCACACCACCGCCGCTTACCGGCGGGATCTGGCGGGCCTCACTTCCCTGCTGGCCGAGGCCGCCGGGCGGGATGTCGACGAGTTGCGCGTCGAGGATCTGACGACCACCTCGTTGCGAACGGCGTTCGGCGCGTTTGCCGACGGGCACGCCAAAAGCTCCGTGTTGCGCGCCTGGTCGACCTGGAACCAGTTCCTCACCTTCTGCGTGTCCGACGGCCTGCTCCCGGGCAATCCGATGGGCGCGGTCGCCCGCCCGAAGACCCCTCCCCTGGTTCCGAAGCCGCTGCGGGGTGAGGACACGCCCGAGAAGCTGCTCGCGGCCGCTACCGAGGGTGCGCGGCAAGCCCGTGACCCGTGGCCCGAGCGGGACGTGCTGGTGATCGCGCTCGGGCTGGTGGCCGGGTTGCGAGCGGCGGAGATGCGCTCGCTGAGCGTGGAGTCGCTGATCGGACGATCCGGCGAGAAGCGGCTGCACGTCCAGGGCAAGGGCAGCCGGGATCGGTCGATCCCCGTGCAGCCGGTGATGGAGAAGATCATCGACGACTATCTCGCCTCGTGCCGCCGGAAGTTCCCCCACCAGCGGTTCGGGCGGTCGGCGCCGTTGCTGCGGGATCGCGCCGGCGAGCCGATCGGGCGCGGTGCGCTCGACTACCTGGTCAAGTCCTGCTATCGCGCCGCCGGGTTGCAGGACCGGGTGCCGACGGGCGCGAATCTGCACGCCCTGCGGCACACCTTCGCCACGCGGCTCGCCGAGGACGGTGCCACGGCGTCGGAGATCATGGCGCTGCTCGGGCACGCGAGCCTGGCCACCAGCCAGAACTACATCGAGGCGACCGGGCGCGAGCAGCGGGCCGCGGTGGCGAGCAATCGGACATACCAGGCGCTGAACACGAGCTTCACGGAATGAGCCGCTCGATGTCGCGGTAGCCGGGGATGCCTTCGGGGATCGACTCCCCGCGCTGGATGGACAGGGCGACGCCGGTGGCCGCGTGCACGGCGGCGCGGAACAGCAGGGAGCCGAGGCTCACCCGGCCGACGCCCAGCGAGGTGTAGTCGAGTCCTGGGCTGTAGAGGATGTTGACGGGCACGGGGATGCCGCCCGCGAGTGCGGCGATGTCGGCGCGGTCGGTCAGGCCGGGCACGAAGATGCCGTCGGCGCCCGCGGCCACGTACCGGCGGGCGCGGTCGAGGACGTGGGTCAGCGGTGGCGGGTTGTCGGTGAGCCAGTGGGTGTCGGTGCGGGCGTTGACGAACAGGCCGGGTGCGCGGGTTTTCACCGCTTCGACGAGGGTGGCGTGGTCGGCGGGTTCGGCGAGGCCGCCGGGGCGGCTGTCCTCCAGGTTGATCCCGGCGATGCCGAGGGAGGCCAGTTCGGCGGCGAGGTCGGCCACCTCCCCCGGGTCTTCGCTGAAGCCCGCTTCGATGTCGACGGTGACCGGGCAGGGCAGGCGGCTGAGCGAGCGGGCCAGCGCGAGGGTTTCGGCGCGGGTGTGGCCGCGTCCGTCGGGCAGG
The genomic region above belongs to Amycolatopsis sp. YIM 10 and contains:
- a CDS encoding alpha/beta fold hydrolase, producing the protein MRTVTSADGTVIAYDRAGSGPLAVFVPGVFNDRTTCAALADHLRDRYTVVCPDRRGRGDSGDVIAPSDVASYDVQREIEDLDAVIAAEGGTAAVFGFSSGAILALMAAAAGSPITKLAVYEPPFALGGLAGSAPDGLPDRLAALIAAGRTGDAVATMQIEGVGLPPQMVEQIRRSPMWPRLEALAQTVVYDATITRAPNLPTPEMAQLDLPTLVLSGAESWDGVREATKALPAHLARAHHVEVPGGEGHEIPAEATAKLVDAFLRDS
- a CDS encoding YciI family protein, coding for MRYLLMISADETEVEDVPSEDGMRAFAVWMDDLVERGVIRTHEGLRPSRTATTVRVRGDEVLLTDGPYIEAKEQIGGFALIEVDNLDEAIEIAAGHPACSVGQVEIRPVLEP
- a CDS encoding RNA polymerase sigma factor yields the protein MTGDGSPVSSDVADALTTAFREEWVRVVATLIGWAGDWDLAEECAQEAFTRALRTWPRDGVPDRPGAWLLTAARRHAIDRLRRATLGEAKLQQLAVTGQQPDTDPDDSGIGDERLRLIFTCCHPALAFEARVSLALRTLTGLSTAEIARAFSVPEATMAKRLVRAKQKIRDARIPYRVPPAHLLPERTRAVLAVIYLVLNEGYIATAGADLHRPDLAHEAIRLAALVVELMPDDPEARGLHALTLLQHARAATRMSPDGVLVPLEEQDRTRWDRTLVAAGLTELRRAVRREHLGPYQLQAMIAACHVTAPTAADTDWARITMLYDALLAQVPSPTVALNRAVAVAMSAGPDAGLALLDDLARDGGGDHLVHAARADLLRRAGRMGPAADAYRTALAQTSNEAERAYLRRRLGELTCPGTRRP
- a CDS encoding TnsA-like heteromeric transposase endonuclease subunit — encoded protein: MITTVSVCVLVVFRRCDGSSAVAAELPGAGFGLRYICPSGQERQDSLAIGWNVRFEHTTPVRAFSSYRGQRNFPGQWWSATTGELVGFESWLERDQVMLLDFSPKITAFSSQPFWLTWLEDGKLRRHAPDYFARSKDGAGIVIDVRADEQIGPDDAVVFATTAQACDLVGWTYRRVGAVAPILLANVRWLSGYRHPRCRNNRYAGPLMAAFAVASPLLPTAKNIGDPLAVLPTLFHLLWSGVLIADLTGEPLSANTAVTMNGGC
- a CDS encoding tyrosine-type recombinase/integrase, whose protein sequence is MRYKIHMRVLDAQQAFFAARRPRKDSPHTTAAYRRDLAGLTSLLAEAAGRDVDELRVEDLTTTSLRTAFGAFADGHAKSSVLRAWSTWNQFLTFCVSDGLLPGNPMGAVARPKTPPLVPKPLRGEDTPEKLLAAATEGARQARDPWPERDVLVIALGLVAGLRAAEMRSLSVESLIGRSGEKRLHVQGKGSRDRSIPVQPVMEKIIDDYLASCRRKFPHQRFGRSAPLLRDRAGEPIGRGALDYLVKSCYRAAGLQDRVPTGANLHALRHTFATRLAEDGATASEIMALLGHASLATSQNYIEATGREQRAAVASNRTYQALNTSFTE
- a CDS encoding isocitrate lyase/phosphoenolpyruvate mutase family protein, translating into MTDFFALHQADTPLLLPNAWDFASAAALHDAGFPAIGTTSLGVAAANGLPDGRGHTRAETLALARSLSRLPCPVTVDIEAGFSEDPGEVADLAAELASLGIAGINLEDSRPGGLAEPADHATLVEAVKTRAPGLFVNARTDTHWLTDNPPPLTHVLDRARRYVAAGADGIFVPGLTDRADIAALAGGIPVPVNILYSPGLDYTSLGVGRVSLGSLLFRAAVHAATGVALSIQRGESIPEGIPGYRDIERLIP